TAACTCTTCCAGTGTTATCTTGATAtaagctgaaaaaaaatttttaagaaatggaagTACAGGAATTATTTCTGGGAAGTGGATGTCTCTGACCTACAGtcagactgagaagaaaaaaacatttgaaaattccGAAGCTGTATCTATTTATTGCCAAATAGCTATTGGTTTTCTTGAATTAAACATCCCCCCTTGGGTgctgtctccctctcccttcagTCTGTCCCCTGATCCCTGATGGTCTCTGTCATTCACTCgcgtgtgtctgtgtttgtatatatgtgtatgtatagggGAACCGGAGGGGTTCTGACCTGTTCCCTTATCTGTCTCCTACCTCCTCCTTTGTTTAATAAAGGCTGAAgctttttgtaaagaaaaaaaggaaaagaaaagaaaagaaaatatctcccttTAATCTTGTTTATGTCATTTATTTCCTTGAGCCATCTTTCATCATCACTGATAAAAAGATAAATCCTAGTCTGCTTTATGCCTTACGTTTCTGATTAGTGGAATCTGGCTTACTGaagttttcttatatttattatctaatatatattttattatattattctttaGTGTTTTAAAAACTAGACAAATTGAGATAAATGCATGCCATTTATAATGCATGTTAAAAAGTATAACTGGATTCGCCCAAATAAACTATAGTAAGTCTAGAAATACATATCCTACCTTATTCGGTCAGTGTTGAATTGTaccatttcattatttcttttccagaaaaGCTTTGGTGGAGGTATAGCCGAGATCTGGCATTCTAGTTTCACTGAGTCTCCCTCTAAAACTTTTTTGCTCTGTGGTTTGTAGATAAACATTGGTGCTCTTTTATGTTCTTTTGctatatattaatacaaaaattcaaGTGTTTGAAATATTGTAAAAAAGGTATTAAATCATTATGAAATTTGTATGttgatattaaaatgttaaaaccaaCAGCAACAGAATTAGAAACTTTTAGTTAAAAAGACATGCAATACTATTTTATTATACCGTTCAGAATTCTAAACTCTAATGTAATGATTCATTGAATTGATAATCAgataattatatttcattaaaacttaagtcatattcttttttttctgaggcgaagtctcgctcttttgcccaggctggagcgcagtggtgcgatcttggctcactgcaacctccgcctcgcaggttcaaggaattctcctgccacagcctcctgagtagctaggattacaggcgtgcaccacacccggctaatttttgtatttttttagtggacatggggttttgccatgttagccaggctgatctcttaactcctggcctcaagtgatctgcccacctcagcctcgtaaagtgttgggattacaggcatgagccactgcgcctggcccaaatttaagttgtattttttaatcatCTCATCTACAGGGAGGCGGCATGAGTGATGCAAAGAGTATCAGACAACTTGGGTTCAAATTACCTAGTGGCTCCACGAGCCATGCAAAACTGataaaattttgtttagtttctctgagtctcagttttatctattgtttaaaaaaaaaatccaggtagtAGTAACTGTTGTGTCTACCACACAAAATAGTTGTAAGGAACAAATGAGATAATAAACGAAGAGATACTTTGTAAACTGTGAAGGAATATGGGAATATCAGTAATTATTATGACCTTGTTTTCCTACctgaggggagagaggaaaggatagTTCAGTACTATAACCCTGATTTTTCTGAAGGAGAGATGAGATTAAACAGATGGCAGCCAAGATCTCTTTCAGCTCTACTATTGTAGTATTTCTGAAGCAATTGGTACAAATAAGATTTGCCTAAACTTTAATCACTTAAATTGTATGTGTTTTTGAAAATTTCCAACTCACTAGTTTTTCCCTTAGATTGAGGTCCTTTGGTATATTATGGAATAATCTTAAAGATTTTTGTATTGATCTGGGTGGAATATAAACTCAAGAAATAGTTTATCCTTTAACCTGATAAAACTTTTGTATAATAAACAGTGAATTATAGCAAAATATCTCTTATGCAATATACAATggtttaaagtattaaaaatgtgGTATGGGTTGAGTATCcattatctgaaatgcttgggaccagaagtgttttggatttctgatttttttaaaatgttagaatatTAGCGTTATACTTGTTGAGCATCcttaatctgaaaatccagaatGCTCTAATGAACATTTCCTTTGTGTGTCATGTCGATTTTGGAGCATCTtaaagatttcagatttttggattagggatactcaacttgtatatttaaagcacttaaagtgtaaaatttaaaaaccagacaCTAGTTTTATAAGAACTGCCCTACTTAAGACAGACTTGAGACATAAATGTAGCCATACCTGTTTTCTAAAGCAAGTAGGCCTGTTTTGGTTATAATTAGAGATTAGTTTCCTAGTAAAAAGGACATAGTCTAAGATTAAAAGTTGATAtttactcttaatttttaaagaaattttttaaaacaaggtcttactctgtcacccaggccagagtacagtggtgcaatggtgcaatcatagctcactgtaacctcaaactccaggctcaagttatcctcccaccttagcctctctagtagctggcaccactatgcccagctaactttttttattttttgtagagacaaagaaggtcttGCTATTTGTTACCccgctggtctcagactccttggctcaagtgatcctcccaccttggcgcctcttaaagtgttgggattacaggcctgagtcactatACCCTTGCTACTCTTCAGTTTTAAACTATGTATTTAACATTATGACAGATTATGATAATTCCATAATATCATGAGTCagattgattatttttattatcctcattttggaGAAACAAAGACCAGAGAAATGATTAgactaagatttttattttgagactctATAGTTACATCTAGAAATGCTTATGCTTCCTTATTTGGTTTGTCTAAAATTGtatgacttattttctttccagaaaagCTTTGGTGATAGATCTATCATTCTAGTTTCACTGACTTtcctttacatatatatgtgtgtgtgtgtgtgtgtgtgtgtgtgtgtatgtgtatatgtgtgtatatatatgtatattttttcctgtGGTTTGCAGATAAAAATGGACTGTCCAATAGGTTGTGTAGACATTAACCTTAATTATGAAGTCTGCTgggcttttcttttaaaataccttCTTTTTTTCAATACTTCTGGATTTTAAGGAATTCTCAAGGGTCTTTTTGGAGGCTTACCAAGGACATCCAGCTGCACAGTGAAGGTGGCTTCTCCTGCTCTATTCCTGGCAACACATGCATAAGCCCCTGCATCTGAAGCTCTGACTACTTCAAAGATGAGTGAATGAAGACCCTTCTCAGACACTATCATTTTGTGCAAATCATCTGATTGAACTGGTCTCCCATTTAGATACCATGACACATCAGGAGCTGGCAGTCCGCTCAcctagaaagaaaaacacaaggaGATGGTAGAATTTTAAAGTATTGCATCACTGAAACCTATTTGTCCATATATGAATTTAAACAGTTCCCGTATCTGAGTGGGTTTGTGATTGAAATGCAAAGCAAGGGCTCAAAAggtatttatacttttttaaacaaaacattgGAAAATAAGATCCTTGAAATTAATATAGTATTTTTAGACTATCTCAAACCATAACTGTTTTACATGCAACCTCAGTCTCTTTATGAACTCTTAATTACTATACTTAGAACATTAATTTATGTTACGTTGGTTTCTATAAGGAATATAGAAGTCATATTGCTTTTCTGGCTAAATGTGACTGCAAATGAAGTCACAGAGGCACATATATATGAGGCTTGCTGATCTAATGAGTAATATTTCTAGAACAGAGTGTTCTTGAGCTATAGTTTGGCATATAAATGGCAATTTGTTAAGTGTTTTTACATGAACTGTTAATGAAATCCAAAGCTTTAACACTAACTTTAGTTCATaaggaatctgaaaaaaaaaatttataatgaaaagttctccaaaataaggataataaaaatataacctcTTCTAAAGAGCTTTCCTAGTCTGAGGGACTCTTTTAGGGCAAGAGAAAGCAGGGTGGCATGAATTTCTTGATAGAGGAGAATTGGAGAGACATTATACGTtaagcctgggcacagtggcttacgcctgtaatcccaatactttgggaagccaaggtgagtggatcgccttgaacccaggagttctagactagctgggcatggtggcacgtgtctgtagtttcagctgctagggaggctgaggtgggaggatggcttgaacctggaagacaggttgcagtgagctgagattgcaccattgcactccagcgtgggtgacagagcaagaccctgtctcaaaaaaaaaaaaaaaaaaaaaaaaaaaggcattatagTTTAAAAATTCTATTGTTCTGATAGCTTCACTTATAAAGAGTATTTATGAGGTATACCTGTTTACTCGATTAATCCTCATAACTTTTTGGGGTATttgttatcccattttacagatgaggagacaaaagcacagagaggttaaatgacttgtctaAGGTTGCTCAGCtggaaagtggcagagccagaattcaaacccacaTCAGTTTGGCTTCAGAATTTGTGTTCTTGTCCATTGTACATGGTACGTACTGCTTTGCAAGCTATGAAGTAGGAAAAGGACATTTTTCAAAACAGTACCCCATTGTTAATTTTCCCCCAGTACTTTTGAACTCTTATCTTACTTTGAAGTCCATTCTGCAGAATCTTCCTTCATCAATCGACATGTTCTCTGGCACTTGAATGAAACGTGGTGGGTAAAATTTCTCCTGGATTGCATCCTGATCATTCGCATCTCCCCTTGAGGATGATCTACTTCTACAAGAATATTTTGATAACAACTATGTGTAAATATTatcattgcttttcattttgcACAAATATAGTTTAGCCATCAACTTTactttttttgcgatggagtttcactcttgttgcccaggctggagtgcagtggctcaatctcagctcactcgggaggctaaggcaggagaatcgcttgaacttgggaggcggaggttgcagtgagccgagatcacgtcgctgcactccagcctggacaacagagtgagagtctgtctcaaaaataaataaataaatccaaattaAGTTTTTGACGTTTTTCTATAGGGGTGGTGTGAACATGTATATGGTGATATTCAGAGATGTATTTCAGTTATaccaacctccgcctcttgggttcaagcggttctcctgcctcagcctcccgagtagctggaattacaggcatgtgccactacacctggctaattttgtatttttagtagagacggggtttcactatgttgatcagcctggtcttgaactcctgacctcaggtgatctacccaccttggccttccaaagtgctaggattacaggcgtgagccaccgcgtccagcctagcCATCAAATTTGAAACCAGAGAATCTACTATTTGATCTGATAGTGTAATAACAATGGAGAGAGGCCATAGGGCTGTATTTACCTGTGGCATATTTGATGACTATTAGAAATGGtagcaatttaaaaatacctgGTACAAATTGTAcatcttaatttctcttttacaGTGCCATCAATTGATGAAGAAATGATCTACTAAAATGCCCAGTACCCAGTAGATTATTCTTACCACCAAAGATTGTATAATTAGAATTGGGTCTCCATTGTCATGAGAAAATTGTTTAATATAGAAGCACGGTCCTGGTCTATTTGACCAAAACACTAAAAAATTCCCCTGTGATAGTTTTGATAACTAACGTCAAAATTTTGGTCGTCATCTCAGACATTAGAAAATacacattgtattttttaaaagatatagagTAGGCTCGAgggctttataaatattaatttttttaagctgaaaatattttaggtaggaaaacatacatttctttaaaattaaaaaatttttaccttACTTGTGATGTAGGAACTTGCAGTCGCGCATATTCTGAGTTGTGTTGcttgaaattaaaacaaagaaagaatgttTACATGCAATTGTTAGCTTGAATGAAGCAGAATTAAGTATAGTTGAAGGGAACATTCCTATTTTGGCTGTATTTGTACAGCCCTGGTAAGTTCTATACATTCAGCTTTTAAGCACTTAAAATATAGTACACTAATATACTACCACTCTAGCAAGAAAGCCCAGAATTAATAGgactatttaacaaatattatttatgaaaattagCTAGACTTGGAATTGATGGTGGTTCATTTTTCGGATGACTATTTTATGACAAAGGATGATGTGTCTCCCTGGTGCATTTGAAATGAAAGCGCAGAGTACAGATTGTCCTTTAGTAAAACAGGAATAGACATGAAGTCACTTGTATTGGCAGTAGTTACAGGGTATTATGCCTGCTGCTCAAAAGTGGCACCAACAGCAGTAAACACATATTAGACtggaaaattcttctctttttagCTCATGGCACAAAATCCTGATGGACTTCACAAAAGGTATGTGTAGAGCTATGAACAAGCTTTGTAAAATAGATTAATTCCTGTttaataaagttatatttaagCAAACATCTTACAGGATTTATATCCGAACAccagaaaattatttctatttgagAATGAAATCAGGGATTTATGAAAATTAGAACTAATTGATTAAGTAGTGTATATTTTGCATTTCACTGtgcctagcagtttgggaggctgagctaggtggatgagttgagctcaggagtttgagaccagcgtgggtaacatggtgaatcaccgtctctgctaaaaatacaaaaattagccagcatggtgcgcgcacctatagtcctgtctgttcgggagtctgaggcacgagaatcacttgaacttgggaggccgaggttggaaaaaaaaaaactgaatttcagttttctgcctttGGATGCTAGGAATACTTATGTTCCTAGTTTAATCTCTTTGGCTCCCAGTTTCTTGTGGACTTTTTGGAGGGAATGAAAGGTAActacagaaggaagaaagagtgCTAACATTCAGTCTACCTGTCCaactgaacatttttcttttattgtttgagatggagtctcgctctgtcacccaggctggagtacagtggagcgattttggttcactgcaatctccatttcctgggttcaagcgattcttctgcctcagcctcccgagtagctgggactacaggcgcgtgccaccacgcccagctaattttcatatttttagtagagtctgggtttcaccatgttggccacaatcgtctcaatctcttgaccttgtgatccacccgccttggcttcccaaagtgctgagattacaggcgtgagccaccatgcccagccaccgaCTGTACATTTTCTTTGGGGTTAAGTTTACTTGTTAAGttgaggccaagtgtggtggctcacgcctacaatcccagcacttttggaggctgaggtgtccccagcctggccaacatggtgaaaccccatctccactaaaaatacaaaaattagctgggcctggtggtgtgcacctgtaatcccagctacttgagaggctgaggcaagagaatcatttgaactcgggaggtggagtttgcagtgagctgaggttgcaccactgtactccatcctgcctgggtgacagagcaagactgtctaaaaaaaagaaaaaaagtcgaTCAGGTGCAAACCTGTGGGATACGCCTCCATAAAGTTAATCCCTTCTTGGAAAGGATACATTTGTTAATCTTGGAACAATTGCTCatgagagttttgttttgttttgttttgttttttggttttcagaaagcattttttgAAAACAGGAATATAACAAACAGAATTGGATGTTTCATTAGTACcacaagtatattttaaaacattgaaatattAAACAGCTTGTGAGAACGGTTATAGTTACTCTCATTTAGAATCTTAATTTCTGTCCTATTGAAGGTTCACAACCCATATATTCCCTGTCCGTGTAGACACTATAGAGAGTCCTAGGTCTAACTGACCCATAAATGTTCTGATGAAAAATACCATGAGACTTCTGGTGTTTTGACTTTTGTGACATTGTGTATCCAGGTATTAGAACTACCAGAAAATGGGGTAAAATGTGGTAAAATTGCATGTATATGTTTATCATGGTCTCTTTATGTATCCAATTGTAGATGGAACTGACCGACTTTTATTTCAGATGCTATTTATAAGCATTTAGAAaagcagacatttaaaaatcGCACAGAATAAAAATACTCCACTTAGAGCATTTTAATTTACCTGTGAGTCTTGTGCACCACTGTCATTCTGAGCTTGAAACACGGCAGCTGCATTCTGTGGTCCTAGCAATCTGCGAGCCATCTTCTCTTCATATGTTAGCCGCTTTAAAGAATTTATTGAGACGGTAATTAGATTTAATAAAAGATGTTTGTACAGGTGTACCTTAAAACCACTACTATAGGTCAGAACTTTAAAGAAGCATAGTTCTATCTATTGAATGATagattctatgttttttttttttttgagatggagtctcgctctgtcacctaggctggagtgcagtggcaccatctcggctcactgcaacctccgcctcctgggttcacgccattctcctgcctcagcctcctgagtagctgggactacaggcgcgtgccaccacgcccagttaattttttgtatttttagtagaggtggggtttcactgcattagccaggatggtctcgatctcctgatctcatgatccgcccaccttggcctccccaagtgttgggattgcaggtgtgaaccaccgtgcccagctgattctatgttgttgttgttgttgttgttttttaaaagtattttcgtCCATTCAAAGCATTTTCCTTCTATTCTAGTACCATTTCCCTCACTTGCAGTAAAGTTTCACTTAGGCTTTCTTTTTGCTCCTGTGACAGGCAAGCATAATTGCCCTTAAATAAGGATCTCCTAAGTAAAGGGAAATTCAACCCTTTCCTCTGTTGTTCTGCATGTTCCAGTCAgctttatttttgaatataatacttcatgtcctcacattcagaaataatttttatttaattttaattaattaattaatttttgagacagagtctcactctgtcgcccaggctggagtgcaggggcagaaTCTCGGCTCAAGGCAGCCtacacttcctgggttcaagcaattctcctttctcagcctcccaagtagctggaattacaggcgcatgccatcacacctggctaatttttgtatttttagtagagatggggtttcaccatattggtcaggctgttctcaaactcctgaccttggtgatccacctgccttggcctcccaaagtgctgggattacagacgtgagcctctgcgcccagccagaagtaACTTTTATTAAGTGAGCACTGAATATTTGATTGTATTAACTTCTGATTGAGAGCAGTGCAACTGATAGACTAAATGTATTTGTATTAAAGGCATATAGTCTGTTTAAAGATAAGTTACTAATATAATATACACAATAAGGACTACATGATAAGAATTATAGCTATAATTACCTGTCAATATTATACATCAAAGTACACTAAGTTGACTTGACAGTAATTCCTAATAGTTATTTGGGCATCAGACATAGTTTGTGAGAGGGTAATatttaataacagaaaaatttCATTAAACCATTCAGatagatttttcatttgcttcattCTTTTACTACTGTAAACCAAGAGGTGATTTCATGCAGAGAGAAATGGAATAGGCCCAAATATTCCTTCTTTTTAGATAATCTTATTCCTTGCTGATTATGTGGACATAGATATGTGAGATAGAACTTCCTTATTAAAATTAGACTTTATGGTTTAAGTGGCCTTTTGTACAAAATAGACATCTTGCCCACTTGATTTCCATTATGAAGAAGGGTGTCCTTGCATTTCAGCTTTCTTTCCAAATCTTGAATCAAAGCTTCTTTTGATCCTTGTATTTCATGATCAGGAGTTCTTGGTGTGGGCTTAGCATT
The Chlorocebus sabaeus isolate Y175 chromosome 23, mChlSab1.0.hap1, whole genome shotgun sequence DNA segment above includes these coding regions:
- the MYOT gene encoding myotilin produces the protein MFNYERPKHFIQSQNPCGSRLQPPGPETSSFSSQTKQSSITIQPRQCTEQRFSASSTVSSHITMSSSAFPASPQQPAGSNPGQRVTTTYNQSPASFLSSILPSQPDYNSSKIPSAMDSNYQQFSAGQPVNAKPSQTANAKPTPRTPDHEIQGSKEALIQDLERKLKCKDTLLHNGNQRLTYEEKMARRLLGPQNAAAVFQAQNDSGAQDSQQHNSEYARLQVPTSQVRSRSSSRGDANDQDAIQEKFYPPRFIQVPENMSIDEGRFCRMDFKVSGLPAPDVSWYLNGRPVQSDDLHKMIVSEKGLHSLIFEVVRASDAGAYACVARNRAGEATFTVQLDVLAKEHKRAPMFIYKPQSKKVLEGDSVKLECQISAIPPPKLFWKRNNEMVQFNTDRISLYQDNTGRVTLLIKDVNKKDAGWYTVSAVNEAGVTTCNTRLDVTARPNQTLPAPKQLRVRPTFSKYLALNGRGLDVKQAFNPEGEFQRLAAQSGLYESEEL